From one Lycium ferocissimum isolate CSIRO_LF1 chromosome 7, AGI_CSIRO_Lferr_CH_V1, whole genome shotgun sequence genomic stretch:
- the LOC132063110 gene encoding probable glutathione S-transferase, with product MAEVKVYGIFAGPFNRRVELALKLKGVEYEYIEEDRSNKSAELVKYNPIYKQVPVLVHNGKPICESLIILEYIDETWQAIAPLLPKDPYQRAMAHFLARLIDEKFVMAKYKVCYGKGEEKEKGRGETCEVLKYLDNELQDKIFFGGDNIGFVDIVASYVALWFGAIQEAIGVELLTKQKFPKLSKWIDEFLSCRIIMENLPPRETLVPLYKAQFEAATQKASS from the exons ATGGCAGAGGTGAAAGTTTATGGTATTTTTGCAGGCCCCTTTAATCGAAGAGTTGAATTAGCCTTGAAACTCAAAGGGGTCGAATATGAATACATTGAAGAAGATAGGTCCAATAAGAGTGCTGAACTTGTTAAGTACAATCCTATTTATAAACAAGTTCCCGTGCTTGTGCATAATGGGAAGCCAATATGTGAGTCACTAATAATTCTTGAATATATTGATGAGACTTGGCAAGCCATTGCTCCTCTCTTGCCTAAAGATCCATATCAGAGAGCCATGGCTCATTTCTTGGCTAGGCTCATTGATGAAaag TTTGTTATGGCAAAGTACAAAGTTTGTTATGGcaaaggagaagaaaaggaaaaaggtcGGGGTGAAACTTGTGAGGTCCTAAAATATCTTGACAATGAACTCCAAGATAAGATATTCTTTGGAGGAGACAACATTGGATTCGTCGACATCGTTGCCAGTTATGTAGCTCTCTGGTTTGGAGCAATTCAAGAAGCAATAGGAGTGGAACTATTGACCAAACAAAAATTTCCCAAGTTAAGCAAATGGATTGATGAGTTCTTGAGCTGCAGAATTATCATGGAAAATCTCCCTCCTAGAGAAACATTAGTGCCCTTATACAAAGCTCAATTTGAAGCAGCAACTCAAAAGGCATCCAGCTGA
- the LOC132063109 gene encoding sister chromatid cohesion 1 protein 3 isoform X3 has product MTPEVPIALRTSGHLLLGVVRIYSKQVEYFSEDCKTFLHVVLKAFSATNVNLPEDASHAPYHSITLPETFELDALVFDEDLDLNRVEDTHVKSYEEITLEDQIMSHEDQYVAIFIDEDTVKSLSKSGEVSGLGAMPMETDYGTAAQSQHASPKNQEGLNKGTVGDDIPQDIPEIEIMRDAVHDHSEDVPLWSDRGTDVMEPDKILEEQIMRDRETASPVVEEMAPGGHSIPSQQRQELPSTTSVEAHEFADPQISFGHQTPDLALLSTPRLEEPKARRKRKLLIYDKDIVVSNREMKKQLQGTGIKLREKKKGPCSSLDIWKQNKRLRKDGIFFEPLITGLCDDLCNIYKEDFISEKVNMAAEPGNNQSPPPGNDLPMEIERLRDNQDLAPTNLLSEILPSPDKFISSPQTSMPSPSRRDDFSPATTTFGTESGQIGRTTESGVRPTPDPAASTGHVGSDMETPSTWFGGEGLGVEDTVLSDIPEFDNSAGDLSFLEQDDDTPIAGLRGTPSSSKQGGTPEFDTLSARTRAVAQYLKGQSPVTPISEETGDVSLNAILEGKKRRVCARMFFETLVLENCGLVHAYQHEPYGDITLKVTSKLKEKFSS; this is encoded by the exons ATGACTCCTGAAGTACCTATTGCGTTGCGAACGTCTGGCCACCTTCTACTTGGAGTTGTTCGGATATACTCAAAGCAAGTCGAATACTTTTCTGAGGACTGCAAAACATTTCTACACGTTGTTCTAAAGGCCTTTTCGGCCACAAATGTCAATCTACCAGAAGATGCCAGTCATGCACCATACCACTCCATCACTTTACCAGAAACATTTGAACTTGATGCCTTAGTTTTTGATGAAGACCTTGACCTGAATAG GGTTGAGGATACTCATGTTAAAAGTTACGAAGAGATAACTTTGGAAG ATCAAATTATGTCGCATGAAGATCAGTATGTTGCTATTTTCATTGATGAG GACACAGTAAAGAGTTTGTCAAAATCAGGTGAAGTTTCTGGATTAGGTGCCATGCCTATGGAGACAGA TTATGGAACTGCAGCTCAATCCCAACATGCTTCCCCTAAGAATCAGGAAGGACTAAACAAAGGAACTGTTGGTGATGACATTCCTCAAGATATTCCAGAAATTGAAATCATGCGTGATGCTGTCCATGATCATAGTGAGGATGTACCCTTATGGTCAGACCGAGGGACTGATGTGATGGAACCAGATAAAATTCTGGAGGAACAGATCATGAGAGATAGGGAAACTGCAAGCCCTGTTGTGGAAGAGATGGCCCCTGGAGGACATTCAATCCCATCTCAACAACGACAAGAACTGCCCTCGACTACTTCAGTGGAGGCTCACGAATTTGCTGATCCACAGATATCATTTG GGCATCAGACTCCTGATTTAGCACTTCTATCAACACCTCGTCTTGAGGAGCCAAAAGCAAGAAGAAAGCGAAAGCTACTCATCTATGATAAGGACATAGTAGTGTCAAATCG TGAGATGAAAAAGCAACTACAAGGCACCGGTATAAAATTACGCGAAAAAAAGAAGGGTCCTTGTTCTTCTTTGGACATCTGGAAACAAAACAAGAGACTGAGAAAAGATGGAATTTTTTTTGAGCCTTTAATAACTG GATTATGCGATGATCTCTGCAATATCTACAAGGAAGACTTCATTTCAGAAAAAGTCAATATGGCTGCAGAACCCGGCAATAACCAATCCCCTCCACCTGGGAATGATCTTCCGATGGAAATTGAAAGACTACGTGATAACCAAGACCTTGCACCCACCAATTTGTTGTCTGAAATTTTGCCTTCACCAGATAAGTTCATTTCCTCTCCACAGACGTCCATGCCTTCCCCAAGTAGAAGAGATGACTTCAGTCCAGCTACTACAACTTTTGGGACAGAATCAGGTCAGATAGGAAGAACCACGGAGAGTGGGGTGCGGCCCACGCCCGACCCAGCAGCATCTACTGGGCATGTTGGTTCTGATATGGAGACCCCTTCAACATGGTTTGGTGGAGAAGGACTAGGTGTGGAGGATACGGTTCTATCTGATATTCCTGAGTTTGATAATTCTGCTGGT GATCTAAGTTTTCTAGAACAAGATGACGACACTCCTATTG CAGGACTTCGAGGAACTCCTTCATCAAGTAAGCAAGGGGGAACGCCAGAGTTTGACACATTATCTGCTAGAACAAG GGCTGTGGCTCAATATTTGAAGGGGCAGTCACCAGTAACCCCCATCTCAGAAGAGACTGGAGATGTCAGCTTAAATGCAATTTTAGAAGGCAAAAAGAGAAGAGTATGTGCCCGGATGTTTTTTGAGACTCTG GTGTTGGAGAATTGTGGACTTGTACATGCTTATCAACATGAACCTTATGGTGATATAACTCTGAAAGTGACCTCTAAACTGAAGGAGAAATTTTCAAGCTGA
- the LOC132063109 gene encoding sister chromatid cohesion 1 protein 3 isoform X1: protein MFYSHTFLARKGPLGTVWCAAHLQHKLKKPHYTSTNIPSTVERIMTPEVPIALRTSGHLLLGVVRIYSKQVEYFSEDCKTFLHVVLKAFSATNVNLPEDASHAPYHSITLPETFELDALVFDEDLDLNRVEDTHVKSYEEITLEDQIMSHEDQYVAIFIDEDTVKSLSKSGEVSGLGAMPMETDYGTAAQSQHASPKNQEGLNKGTVGDDIPQDIPEIEIMRDAVHDHSEDVPLWSDRGTDVMEPDKILEEQIMRDRETASPVVEEMAPGGHSIPSQQRQELPSTTSVEAHEFADPQISFGHQTPDLALLSTPRLEEPKARRKRKLLIYDKDIVVSNREMKKQLQGTGIKLREKKKGPCSSLDIWKQNKRLRKDGIFFEPLITGLCDDLCNIYKEDFISEKVNMAAEPGNNQSPPPGNDLPMEIERLRDNQDLAPTNLLSEILPSPDKFISSPQTSMPSPSRRDDFSPATTTFGTESGQIGRTTESGVRPTPDPAASTGHVGSDMETPSTWFGGEGLGVEDTVLSDIPEFDNSAGDLSFLEQDDDTPIAGLRGTPSSSKQGGTPEFDTLSARTRAVAQYLKGQSPVTPISEETGDVSLNAILEGKKRRVCARMFFETLVLENCGLVHAYQHEPYGDITLKVTSKLKEKFSS from the exons ATGTTTTATTCGCACACATTCTTGGCTAGAAAGGGTCCATTAGGGACAGTATGGTGTGCTGCACACTTGCAACACAAGTTGAAGAAGCCTCATTATACTTCCACTAACATCCCCTCCACTGTTG AGCGTATCATGACTCCTGAAGTACCTATTGCGTTGCGAACGTCTGGCCACCTTCTACTTGGAGTTGTTCGGATATACTCAAAGCAAGTCGAATACTTTTCTGAGGACTGCAAAACATTTCTACACGTTGTTCTAAAGGCCTTTTCGGCCACAAATGTCAATCTACCAGAAGATGCCAGTCATGCACCATACCACTCCATCACTTTACCAGAAACATTTGAACTTGATGCCTTAGTTTTTGATGAAGACCTTGACCTGAATAG GGTTGAGGATACTCATGTTAAAAGTTACGAAGAGATAACTTTGGAAG ATCAAATTATGTCGCATGAAGATCAGTATGTTGCTATTTTCATTGATGAG GACACAGTAAAGAGTTTGTCAAAATCAGGTGAAGTTTCTGGATTAGGTGCCATGCCTATGGAGACAGA TTATGGAACTGCAGCTCAATCCCAACATGCTTCCCCTAAGAATCAGGAAGGACTAAACAAAGGAACTGTTGGTGATGACATTCCTCAAGATATTCCAGAAATTGAAATCATGCGTGATGCTGTCCATGATCATAGTGAGGATGTACCCTTATGGTCAGACCGAGGGACTGATGTGATGGAACCAGATAAAATTCTGGAGGAACAGATCATGAGAGATAGGGAAACTGCAAGCCCTGTTGTGGAAGAGATGGCCCCTGGAGGACATTCAATCCCATCTCAACAACGACAAGAACTGCCCTCGACTACTTCAGTGGAGGCTCACGAATTTGCTGATCCACAGATATCATTTG GGCATCAGACTCCTGATTTAGCACTTCTATCAACACCTCGTCTTGAGGAGCCAAAAGCAAGAAGAAAGCGAAAGCTACTCATCTATGATAAGGACATAGTAGTGTCAAATCG TGAGATGAAAAAGCAACTACAAGGCACCGGTATAAAATTACGCGAAAAAAAGAAGGGTCCTTGTTCTTCTTTGGACATCTGGAAACAAAACAAGAGACTGAGAAAAGATGGAATTTTTTTTGAGCCTTTAATAACTG GATTATGCGATGATCTCTGCAATATCTACAAGGAAGACTTCATTTCAGAAAAAGTCAATATGGCTGCAGAACCCGGCAATAACCAATCCCCTCCACCTGGGAATGATCTTCCGATGGAAATTGAAAGACTACGTGATAACCAAGACCTTGCACCCACCAATTTGTTGTCTGAAATTTTGCCTTCACCAGATAAGTTCATTTCCTCTCCACAGACGTCCATGCCTTCCCCAAGTAGAAGAGATGACTTCAGTCCAGCTACTACAACTTTTGGGACAGAATCAGGTCAGATAGGAAGAACCACGGAGAGTGGGGTGCGGCCCACGCCCGACCCAGCAGCATCTACTGGGCATGTTGGTTCTGATATGGAGACCCCTTCAACATGGTTTGGTGGAGAAGGACTAGGTGTGGAGGATACGGTTCTATCTGATATTCCTGAGTTTGATAATTCTGCTGGT GATCTAAGTTTTCTAGAACAAGATGACGACACTCCTATTG CAGGACTTCGAGGAACTCCTTCATCAAGTAAGCAAGGGGGAACGCCAGAGTTTGACACATTATCTGCTAGAACAAG GGCTGTGGCTCAATATTTGAAGGGGCAGTCACCAGTAACCCCCATCTCAGAAGAGACTGGAGATGTCAGCTTAAATGCAATTTTAGAAGGCAAAAAGAGAAGAGTATGTGCCCGGATGTTTTTTGAGACTCTG GTGTTGGAGAATTGTGGACTTGTACATGCTTATCAACATGAACCTTATGGTGATATAACTCTGAAAGTGACCTCTAAACTGAAGGAGAAATTTTCAAGCTGA
- the LOC132063109 gene encoding sister chromatid cohesion 1 protein 3 isoform X2 has protein sequence MFYSHTFLARKGPLGTVWCAAHLQHKLKKPHYTSTNIPSTVERIMTPEVPIALRTSGHLLLGVVRIYSKQVEYFSEDCKTFLHVVLKAFSATNVNLPEDASHAPYHSITLPETFELDALVFDEDLDLNRVEDTHVKSYEEITLEDQIMSHEDQYVAIFIDEDTVKSLSKSGEVSGLGAMPMETDYGTAAQSQHASPKNQEGLNKGTVGDDIPQDIPEIEIMRDAVHDHSEDVPLWSDRGTDVMEPDKILEEQIMRDRETASPVVEEMAPGGHSIPSQQRQELPSTTSVEAHEFADPQISFGHQTPDLALLSTPRLEEPKARRKRKLLIYDKDIVVSNREMKKQLQGTGIKLREKKKGPCSSLDIWKQNKRLRKDGIFFEPLITGLCDDLCNIYKEDFISEKVNMAAEPGNNQSPPPGNDLPMEIERLRDNQDLAPTNLLSEILPSPDKFISSPQTSMPSPSRRDDFSPATTTFGTESGQIGRTTESGVRPTPDPAASTGHVGSDMETPSTWFGGEGLGVEDTVLSDIPEFDNSAGDLSFLEQDDDTPIGLRGTPSSSKQGGTPEFDTLSARTRAVAQYLKGQSPVTPISEETGDVSLNAILEGKKRRVCARMFFETLVLENCGLVHAYQHEPYGDITLKVTSKLKEKFSS, from the exons ATGTTTTATTCGCACACATTCTTGGCTAGAAAGGGTCCATTAGGGACAGTATGGTGTGCTGCACACTTGCAACACAAGTTGAAGAAGCCTCATTATACTTCCACTAACATCCCCTCCACTGTTG AGCGTATCATGACTCCTGAAGTACCTATTGCGTTGCGAACGTCTGGCCACCTTCTACTTGGAGTTGTTCGGATATACTCAAAGCAAGTCGAATACTTTTCTGAGGACTGCAAAACATTTCTACACGTTGTTCTAAAGGCCTTTTCGGCCACAAATGTCAATCTACCAGAAGATGCCAGTCATGCACCATACCACTCCATCACTTTACCAGAAACATTTGAACTTGATGCCTTAGTTTTTGATGAAGACCTTGACCTGAATAG GGTTGAGGATACTCATGTTAAAAGTTACGAAGAGATAACTTTGGAAG ATCAAATTATGTCGCATGAAGATCAGTATGTTGCTATTTTCATTGATGAG GACACAGTAAAGAGTTTGTCAAAATCAGGTGAAGTTTCTGGATTAGGTGCCATGCCTATGGAGACAGA TTATGGAACTGCAGCTCAATCCCAACATGCTTCCCCTAAGAATCAGGAAGGACTAAACAAAGGAACTGTTGGTGATGACATTCCTCAAGATATTCCAGAAATTGAAATCATGCGTGATGCTGTCCATGATCATAGTGAGGATGTACCCTTATGGTCAGACCGAGGGACTGATGTGATGGAACCAGATAAAATTCTGGAGGAACAGATCATGAGAGATAGGGAAACTGCAAGCCCTGTTGTGGAAGAGATGGCCCCTGGAGGACATTCAATCCCATCTCAACAACGACAAGAACTGCCCTCGACTACTTCAGTGGAGGCTCACGAATTTGCTGATCCACAGATATCATTTG GGCATCAGACTCCTGATTTAGCACTTCTATCAACACCTCGTCTTGAGGAGCCAAAAGCAAGAAGAAAGCGAAAGCTACTCATCTATGATAAGGACATAGTAGTGTCAAATCG TGAGATGAAAAAGCAACTACAAGGCACCGGTATAAAATTACGCGAAAAAAAGAAGGGTCCTTGTTCTTCTTTGGACATCTGGAAACAAAACAAGAGACTGAGAAAAGATGGAATTTTTTTTGAGCCTTTAATAACTG GATTATGCGATGATCTCTGCAATATCTACAAGGAAGACTTCATTTCAGAAAAAGTCAATATGGCTGCAGAACCCGGCAATAACCAATCCCCTCCACCTGGGAATGATCTTCCGATGGAAATTGAAAGACTACGTGATAACCAAGACCTTGCACCCACCAATTTGTTGTCTGAAATTTTGCCTTCACCAGATAAGTTCATTTCCTCTCCACAGACGTCCATGCCTTCCCCAAGTAGAAGAGATGACTTCAGTCCAGCTACTACAACTTTTGGGACAGAATCAGGTCAGATAGGAAGAACCACGGAGAGTGGGGTGCGGCCCACGCCCGACCCAGCAGCATCTACTGGGCATGTTGGTTCTGATATGGAGACCCCTTCAACATGGTTTGGTGGAGAAGGACTAGGTGTGGAGGATACGGTTCTATCTGATATTCCTGAGTTTGATAATTCTGCTGGT GATCTAAGTTTTCTAGAACAAGATGACGACACTCCTATTG GACTTCGAGGAACTCCTTCATCAAGTAAGCAAGGGGGAACGCCAGAGTTTGACACATTATCTGCTAGAACAAG GGCTGTGGCTCAATATTTGAAGGGGCAGTCACCAGTAACCCCCATCTCAGAAGAGACTGGAGATGTCAGCTTAAATGCAATTTTAGAAGGCAAAAAGAGAAGAGTATGTGCCCGGATGTTTTTTGAGACTCTG GTGTTGGAGAATTGTGGACTTGTACATGCTTATCAACATGAACCTTATGGTGATATAACTCTGAAAGTGACCTCTAAACTGAAGGAGAAATTTTCAAGCTGA